ACGACGTTAGACTGGAGAACGTGGCTGAGTcagaatttctttctttcttttttcttctgtcaCTGTTCTTTTTAGCATTATATTCATGCTTTTTAACTAGAGAGAATGAAATCATCTCTGGCCATGTGCGACAAGCATTAAGATTCAAGTTAACTCGAGGTTTgcaaaattcaacttttcttgcagtatttctcttttgaaaaatcaaagagaAGATCAATAATTACCGAAAGCAGCACCGGCGAGCTGCATGTATCTGCTGTAACGCATCCCCGTCTCGGCAGATTCATGGAGTTGCACCAGCAAGTAAAGCGTGTAGAGCTGCCATATGAACGCCAAAGTCAAGCATATAATCCCCCATGTCCTGCAAGATTATCATAAATATCGAATCATATTCATGTATGAAAAGAAAGACTTTATGCATTGGGAGTTCATTTCAAGATTACGATCAACGAACGAGTTGCTTGAATTTCGCTTACCATCCAAGAACGGTGAAAGCGACCGGGAGTATAAGGGCTTGAATCCCGATACCCGAGCAGAGGGTGTGGAAGGCGGCGTAGTACGCGTTGCCGTTCCTCGACTCGGTGATCGGGAGCCAGGCGTCCTGCGGGTCGAGCTTGGTCAGGTGCAGGGCCCGTCGGATCGGGCTGCCAAGCGGGGTTATGAACCTCGGGGTGAGGGACAGCCTCGGGGTCGCAATCTTTGGGGTCACGATCCTCGGGGTCTTCGACGGCTTTATCTCCGGCGTTGACAGGAGTGGCGACCTCGACAGGGACGGCGAGTGGTACTGGGACGGAGGGGTCGACACAGGGGGTGGCGTCGGGGCCGACGAGGAGTCCCACGTCGCCGAGGAGTCTACTGTCGCCGTGGAGGCTGGCCGGGGAGTCACCGGTTTGGAGGATATTTCATCGCCCATCCTTGCTAGCTCTTCCTTTTTCGTTGGGTTAAGAGCAAGCACCTCTTCAAAGAAAGACCTAAGaacccctctctttctttctcactTGGCGTCCTTAAGGTTCTTGCTCTTCCTCTCAAATCAAGGTGTCTCCACACAAGAACCACCGATGCCAGACTTCTCTTTATATAAGGGACTTTGGGGTGCTGAGGACCAGTACATGCGTTGATGATTTTAGACCGTGGTTCGTTCGGTCATAGAGGAGGACTCGGGAAAGCAACGTGGAATATTGTGGGTCGATTATACCTTTTATAATTCTTATCATTTAATAAAGGCGATGAACCCACAGGTAGCctctagaaaaagaaattcgttTGCATGTGACGGAAATGAATAATGACAGAATATAGCAGCCGAGCATGTTTGGTCAAACGTTCTTATGGGACACTGATAAAATTGGTCCAATTCGGACTAACGCCGGTCGTGGGAAACCGCCTGTTTGGTTCTGGTCAGCGTCCATACTTGGAAAATAGAGGAGCAGAGGGGGGGTCGGGTACTTTTGTAGTTGGCCCTTATCTTTTTTGGTGGCCTTGACTTGGACCTAGTCCTCCTGAAAATTGATACGGATTCATCTTATTTTAGGATAACTAAGAGATATAACCttcaattcacaaaaaaaaaaaaaggggggagatGTTGCCCGCTCGAGATAATAGGTTTACACAAGTGAGTGTTATTaaaatactttcttaatagAAAATGGGGCTCATTTCGAGATTATAGCCTTGAGTCATGGACATGAAAGAATGTCTACCTTGTTATTTAAACATTCGGCATTAACACATTTATTGTTGAGATTATGCTTGGACATGATCTCGTCACATGGGAATTTTGTGTATCTTTCACGCCCCTAGCATTGTTCTTCACGTGACAGTCAAATTATAGACTTAACCactgattttaaattttaatctgATTTAAAAGTAAGATTGGTTGGTCAAATTATAATAATACCCATTTTGGgctattttccttctttacatTACTTTATTAAATCCACTTGTCTCGGGTGCCTCATTCATACTTCTTTATATTACTTTATTAAATTTACTTGTCCGTCTCGTGTGTTTGCTTTGTACTTAATGTCAAACTAGTCATAATTACCGTTTTCATTGTAAGTActcaattcatcaaataatcTTTATAACTAATGCTGCTGAATTCTTACTAACCTTGTCTTGTCCAAATTTCCTACACCGAGTATGTGAATTTCAGCCTAGGGTATGGCACATATCTTGCTCAGACATTCTTCCTCTGCATCTCCTCCCATTAATTACTATCAAACCCTAAATCAAGAGCCTAatcactctttttattttttctgatgAGGCACATCAGATAGGTCTATATTCAATCGAAATCAGTGCCAATCATTTTGAGCATGCTTCTTGCCTTTTAAGAATGTTCTGTGGAGGCTGTGATTTTCTAGCAGTGAGAAAGTAAACAGAGAGAGACGACCCACGCATCAGTGCGACAACTTTTCCCTTCGTAGTAGGCGCACCGCCATTCCTCcagtcaacaaaagaaagcgAACCAAATATTCATTAATTTATAGGGGAGGGATAGATTTATTAAGGTTAATTTGTAGGATTAGAATTTGAAATGATGTGTCCGGGGTGTGGGTGATCTTTGAAAATAGTGGACTACGTTCAAGAACCAAAAAGCAGCCCGACACGTCACTTTATAAATCATTCTTGTAAATCAATCTTAATAGGAATAGCATTTTTTATATCTTGAAACTAATTGATCCATGATTCGATATACTGATCTTATAAGATGTTTGATTGGAATTACACTTATATcgatttataattatttaatgacgGTTATGGAATGCTTCAACTAGATCATTCTTTAcatatctatctatctatctatctatctatatgaGGTGAGGCTTATTCTTCCAATTACCCACTTGGTGTATTTTGGAAATTTaacaattatgaaaaaattttttaaataatcatttgcattacttataaaaattaatgaacgaGAGATAATTCgatcatcaacaaaaatgtTTAGGCATGGGTTATTTTTTATAATGGAAACATTTTCTATGGACTAATTTTCCTAAATGGTACGAGTAATGATAATCTTTTGCAAAAGAACATATTTACATACCAACATCATTGCGAGAATTTCTATCTGGATAATTAGGTGGGCGAAGAAAACAAGTAGGGAAAATACCCTGCAAAACTATCCCATAGGTACATTTTATAATATTGAGAAACACGAGTCCCAAAGGGAAAGGACAAGGAAAGAGCCCCTACTTTCTTCGTAGGGGGAGGCTCATAAATTATAATAAGCTTTGACAAATCTTCAAAATTAATTGCAAAGGATTAGTCCCACAGATACTTGGTAATACGGCAACCGTGGGATTGTCCTCTTCTgcaatttatctttttctttgccttttttccAGGGAGGGAGTATCTGGGAACCACCGAGAAATTAAGCCAGCCAAGTTGAATTCAATCTTGGACGGCTGAAGCCCGTGACCAAAAACAATCAAACTCCCCTTTCCTCGGTTCCCACTATGCAACCGACGACCTTATTATATCGGCTTAATCATTTAGCCCTATCTCCAAATTAAATATTGGATAACGACAGAGATGCAATGATAGGTCTCTGCGGGaaacgaaaaaataaaaaataaaaattcaggaCAATACTCTCCCCTTATTTTCAATCGTTATCACGTCACTTAAACTTTCGTTTTCTTTAGCGTgttttttccagaaaataaatgaCCAAGTAGTTGGTTGGTGGAGTAGTCCCACTACTTAATTAAAGCCGAAATGTCACAAGTTTGACTCTCCTATCTATCCTCGGTATTAAGAAACCTTGAATAGTCCACAAGGGAGGGCTTGAGGTTAAATTTACCGACGGTGATGGACTCCCCCAATCGCACCCAGTGGGCCTGCACTGATCAATTTGCCTAGTGGCAACTGGTGCTTTCTTGGCGCTTTCAGTCGAATTTTCCCGCAGATAGTGAGGTAGTCTCCAATTCCATCCAAATCCTTTTCAtatgaaaataattgaaaataaatgtgtGATGCGAGAGAAGATTATATGTTTACTCGTGATCACCTTCTCCACGGAAATGATAGGGACAGTTTATAATTGCAACCGAATATGGAGTGGCAATtgagtttgaaaatttaagaaCAAATAGATTTCCCAATTTTGCCGACGAAACGACCTATATCTCTCTTTAACTCTCAAAATACATTGTCGTAATTTTGCGATATAGATTTTCCATTCTCTCTGCCTTCTTTTTGTTCCACTATGTGAAAGGAATGACCTTCACATTTTCATCTCCCCCCAATCATCACTCTCCGAAACAACATCAAGAAAATCATTTCTGCACATCATAAATTTCATTCCACCTAGTTTCACGCCATTCATTATCTTGCCCTCTTTCCAAACATAGGCGAAGAAGGCATGTGACCGTTAGGCTTTCAATCTCCTCGGTCCTTTTCACTTGCACTTCTACCAATTCAGAGCTTCATTCACGGAAAGGTGAAAAGTCCCCTTTTTATAAATTGAGTTTATTTCCTCGAAgctatttgttttttctttggctCTTGGTGTTTATGAATTGAGACATCTACACGGATGATCGATGTCTCCACGGCTGTATGTTAAACCTCATAGTGAATTGTGATCTAAGGTGACTGAGATTTGCTTTCAAGGGGTCCAAAAACAGATACAAAAGTAAATGGTACTGCCCCTGCAGCTAGCTGAAAGCCAGCGCTTTGTCTTGCCTACTTTTTAGCATTGTGATATATGATTGACCATAAGGGTATCAATTGTTACAATCTTGCTGTAACTAGGCTATTACCGCGACACAATGCTTTCAAACCATAAAGCATAGGCGTAGCTCTACCTTCAGAGTTGGCACCCTTTCTTGGATGCTATGATGCATCATACAGATGGATTTGGATCTGGCTTATCGGAATGCTAGAGTGTTTCCTTTTCCCATTTTGAGCATTCTAGGAATCAGGATTGAAGTACCAATCACTTTGATACTTGAATCTACAACAACATATGCTAAAACTCGAAAGTCAGAATTTTAGTGATCTTTCAAATTGACATGCAATGAGTTCACTTGGATGGTGATGCTGTATTCAATTCACACAGCTTCAGAACCTGTACTTCTTTTGTTCATCAACAGTCAGTCTCCTTTTCGCTTATTGCCATTTAAGTTTTATTAGCGGGTGCACTCTTCATGAACTGGTCTGGTTTTGTTTGCTAGCGTGGGAACTGCTAATACGAGCTGTCAATACATTTCGAATGATTCATAAGATGATGCTTGAAATTGGACAACGTGTGGAACATTTTGCAATGCAAAATAGcatgtttgaagaaaagttcaactttACATTTCTGATTTATGCCGTTTCAATTCAATGGTGAAAGTCCGCTTCAATTAGTTTGTACAGAAAGTAAGTGACCTAGTCAATCAGCAAAGAGGAACAGCCGACTGTTGGATATTGCAGGACGAAGACAAGGCATCAAGCAGGGTTTTCTCTGAACTGTTAGATACACCTCGTTCGATGAGCGTGAGTATGTTTTCCAAGAGGACTGAATCGCAAGGCATTACAATTGGCCCAGACCTAGATAGTCCGTACTCTTCTTCGGACATCTCGAGAAGCTTCTGGAAAATATGACTGCTGAGGTACACCAAGGGTATCATAAAGTGCCTCCTATCGATGCTGTAGATAACAAAACAACCTTCATCAGCCAAAGTCAGTGAATTGCAACCTTCTGCATTGCTCCTGGTAAAATAAATTCTTTTCCTCCCTATGGCAGCAAGTTTCTTCCACTTCCTAGCCATCTCGATGTGCTTCTTTTGGATCATACTGTTCAAATTAGTGGTCCAGTCTAAAGTGTGCAGTGACTTCAAGAAGGGAGAATTGAGAACTAAGTTGTGAGTTAAAATGAAGCCGTGTGGACTATTTATCGAGGAGACATGTGACATTGCATAGAAACATAGCCTTCCTTGCACCGGAGTTTTCTATGAGAGGCAAAGAGACCCTGTGAAGTCAAAATGCCATTTTGTCTGGTTATGGAAAGAACCCAGAAGACAAATACAAGTAGGACGCTGTCTTTGGTCGTCTGGTAGTTCAGGACATGGCAGTTATTAGGTGGTCATAAATCACAAGGTTTGTGGCCAGTTAAGAAAACCAAATTAGGAATTAACGAGACACATAATGAACACCACCGCAGGATGATGCCAAATTGTGGGCTTCCCAACTATTTCCTCGGCTATTTATGGAAGAAACTGAGTCGAAACAATGGAAAGCAAGATATTTTGTCATCTCATGTGGAAAAACTTGCGTTCTGTATTTCTTTGGTTCCTTTTCCAGCCAGGATTCATTGCAACTGTCGTGCTTGACAAACATCAGATACATCAACAAGTACAGAATCATAGTACAGATCTTTGTAGATATCGATCATCTTTTGTCGTCTTTGTTCTAGCTGATTCATTTGTCAATACCAAAGCAGTCTTAGTTGTTCATGTACTTCTTGTACATATGGTGATTCTGCTCATGTTTATTATTCAGTGGACGATTCCTGAATTCTTGTGAACTCTTTTGTAATTTCTTGTGCATCACCTAAACAAAAAGATGAGTTTCCTAGAGAGAGGAATTCAAATTCGGTCTGCATCAAGGAATCAAGATACTGGAGTATGACATCCAAAGAAATTATGAGCGAGGATACGTAAGATCATCATGCCAGAGTCCAGGACTTCCCATTGTCAAGAGAGGAAATTTCTTCTCCATAACCCCTAACTTTTCCTACTTTCCTCCAAACAAAATGAGGAGGATGGGATTGTAAATCCGTCATGTAGGTTGCAGACAATGTTAGTATTGGAAATATAAGATAGATTAATGTCAATCAAGTCAGTAGGCAAGCAACCATTTGAAATCTAAAAAGACAAATGCAGAGAATTTTTG
This Eucalyptus grandis isolate ANBG69807.140 chromosome 7, ASM1654582v1, whole genome shotgun sequence DNA region includes the following protein-coding sequences:
- the LOC104455529 gene encoding auxin-responsive protein SAUR67, with amino-acid sequence MARKWKKLAAIGRKRIYFTRSNAEGCNSLTLADEGCFVIYSIDRRHFMIPLVYLSSHIFQKLLEMSEEEYGLSRSGPIVMPCDSVLLENILTLIERGVSNSSEKTLLDALSSSCNIQQSAVPLC